One segment of Bradyrhizobium sp. CB2312 DNA contains the following:
- a CDS encoding Crp/Fnr family transcriptional regulator, protein MISEDHLKRVAAWSRELTPVEIEVARAGITERSYGTGETVFMRGDTFAYWAGMVSGLARMGGVSRDGKETSLAGLTAGAWFGEGSVLKNEPRRYDVVALRNCRVALMERSAFMWLFENSVGFNRFLVRQLNERLGQFIGMLEVNRTLDATARLARSIASLFNPILYPESTRHLEITQEEIGALSGMSRQNANRALNRLEKEGLLRLEYGGVTILDIDRLRGYGD, encoded by the coding sequence ATGATTTCAGAGGATCATCTGAAGCGCGTCGCCGCCTGGTCGCGCGAGCTCACGCCAGTGGAGATCGAGGTCGCCCGCGCCGGGATCACGGAGCGGTCCTACGGCACCGGCGAGACCGTGTTCATGCGCGGCGACACATTTGCCTATTGGGCCGGTATGGTCAGCGGTCTCGCGCGGATGGGCGGGGTCTCGCGCGACGGCAAGGAGACGAGCCTTGCCGGGCTGACGGCGGGGGCCTGGTTCGGGGAGGGCAGCGTGCTCAAGAACGAGCCGCGCCGCTACGACGTGGTCGCGCTGCGCAACTGCCGCGTCGCGCTGATGGAGCGCAGCGCCTTCATGTGGCTGTTCGAGAACAGCGTCGGCTTCAACCGCTTCCTGGTGCGCCAGCTCAACGAGCGGCTCGGCCAGTTCATCGGCATGCTCGAGGTCAATCGTACGCTGGACGCCACCGCGCGTCTCGCCCGCAGCATCGCCTCGCTGTTCAATCCGATCCTGTATCCGGAATCGACCCGGCATCTGGAGATTACCCAGGAGGAGATCGGCGCGCTCTCGGGCATGTCTCGCCAGAACGCCAATCGCGCGCTGAACAGGCTGGAGAAAGAAGGTCTGCTGCGGCTCGAATATGGCGGCGTCACCATCCTCGATATCGACCGGCTGCGCGGTTACGGGGATTAG
- a CDS encoding ABC transporter ATP-binding protein has protein sequence MATSLEVRGVSLRFGGVRALTDVSFAIREGELFSIIGPNGAGKTSIVNCISGRYKPTEGQLFYQGRDITGLTPNARPTLGIGRTFQNLALFHHMSVLDNIMVGRHHLLKNNFLTGSLYWLTGARKEELEHRRKVEEIIDFLDLQSVRKATAGTLPYGLRKRVELARAMALEPRLILLDEPMAGMNFEEKEDMARYIVDLNEEFGMTVVMIEHDMGVVMDISHRVMVLDFGRKIAEGDPATVLADPHVKRAYLGEEDEVLVDPDDAPPAQESAA, from the coding sequence GTGGCTACCAGTCTCGAAGTGCGCGGCGTGTCCTTGCGATTCGGCGGCGTTCGCGCGCTGACCGATGTCAGCTTCGCCATCAGGGAGGGCGAGCTGTTCTCGATCATCGGCCCCAACGGCGCCGGCAAGACCTCGATCGTGAACTGTATTTCCGGTCGCTACAAGCCGACCGAGGGCCAGCTGTTCTACCAGGGCCGCGACATCACCGGCCTGACGCCGAATGCGCGTCCGACCCTCGGCATCGGCCGCACCTTCCAGAATCTGGCGTTGTTCCACCACATGAGCGTGCTCGACAACATCATGGTCGGGCGCCATCACCTCCTGAAGAACAATTTCCTTACGGGCTCGCTGTACTGGCTCACCGGCGCGCGCAAGGAGGAGCTCGAGCACCGCCGCAAGGTGGAGGAAATCATCGATTTCCTCGACCTCCAGTCGGTGCGCAAGGCGACCGCCGGCACCCTGCCCTACGGCCTGCGCAAGCGCGTGGAACTCGCCCGCGCCATGGCGCTGGAGCCGCGCCTCATCCTCCTCGACGAGCCGATGGCCGGCATGAACTTCGAGGAGAAGGAGGACATGGCCCGCTACATCGTCGATCTCAACGAGGAGTTCGGGATGACGGTCGTGATGATCGAGCACGACATGGGCGTGGTGATGGACATCTCCCATCGCGTCATGGTGCTGGATTTCGGCCGCAAAATCGCCGAGGGCGATCCGGCGACCGTGCTCGCCGATCCCCACGTCAAGCGCGCCTACCTTGGTGAAGAAGACGAGGTGCTGGTCGATCCCGACGATGCCCCGCCCGCACAGGAGAGCGCGGCATGA
- a CDS encoding adenylate/guanylate cyclase domain-containing protein, which produces MNCSGCGFEVQSGFAFCPKCGTKQPNACPGCAFPCAPDFAYCPKCGALVGEVPQPRAEARPTAPVRASSPPLAPTADPQQAFRPQPDKIDSEANRRTITVLFADLSGFTAMSERLDPEVMQTLQNELFEELTAAVQGFGGFVDKFIGDALLALFGAPAAHEDDPERAVRAAIDMIERTAQLSERVKAFAGSPLLLHVGVNTGHVVAGGLGVGVAKSYSVTGDTVNTAQRLQSMAPPDQVLVGPLTYRLTRHAFAYESLGEISLKGKMGSVLVHRLKGLLDMPRAARGLDTLGLSAPLIGRDAELARVIGSLDRACGGAAQLVRLVGEAGIGKTRLVNEFVARVRDEDRFEGVAIRQAVCSPLGEQSYGTLAAVLRSAYGIAQKASAAETEARLTEALSELGLAAEEAERLMPLYVHVLGLGGADAVLQHIEPEQLRRQIFFAIRTVFERRLALSPLLIIVEDLHWADAVSLEALRFLMDRLERTRLMLLFTHRPMLELDQFGSGRISHTTIRLPPLGDADGQKLLSAFFSLGWREPPGSLFSRILERASGNPLFLEEIIRGLIEAGALECDGSQWRIKSDEAAADIPASIQALLLARLDRLPQEVRRLAQEAAVIGPRFDVALLGAVATGQAKVEVGVERLCDAEIVEEVAGANSISLRCYRFTQTMLQDVIYQNLLLQRRIELHGRIGAALEQLYGNEPERLEDLILLGHHFSLSARKPKGARYLRAAGDRARTTYANDDAIRLYQQALAVLLTGGECDPERLVLYERIADLCGAAGRRNTAEEHYQSALEGYRVAADRVGEARILRKLGRLLWDAGKRIKAETHYAEAAERLGGTEAPIERAHLSQERGRLAFRMGDHTAAARWADQALGYARSAPAAADEQTGLEAARAIAEALNTKAVALARLGRHQDAVREVEQSVAAAEAAGLLNVACRGYTNLAVLYTIVDPARAMEVCRRGLDVAHRIGDLGFQARLLANFAVACCTFTDKCTDEGVPAAEKAIEIDRALDQREHLAVPLIVLGQIHQCHFRPDQAARCYNEAIEVASETGEPQQLFPCYDGLATLNLDRGDMPEAERYFALADDVCTRHGLDPAGLIVLPFLD; this is translated from the coding sequence ATGAACTGCTCCGGTTGCGGTTTCGAGGTTCAGAGCGGCTTTGCCTTCTGCCCGAAGTGCGGCACGAAGCAGCCGAACGCGTGCCCCGGCTGCGCCTTTCCATGCGCACCGGATTTCGCGTATTGCCCGAAATGCGGCGCGCTGGTCGGCGAGGTCCCTCAACCCCGAGCAGAGGCGCGGCCGACGGCGCCGGTCAGGGCATCCTCACCGCCACTGGCGCCGACAGCAGACCCTCAACAGGCATTTCGACCGCAGCCGGACAAGATCGACAGCGAAGCCAATCGCCGCACCATCACCGTGCTGTTTGCCGATCTCAGCGGCTTTACCGCAATGAGCGAGCGTCTCGACCCCGAGGTCATGCAGACGCTTCAGAACGAGTTGTTCGAGGAGCTGACGGCGGCCGTGCAAGGCTTTGGCGGCTTCGTGGACAAGTTCATCGGCGATGCGCTGCTGGCGCTGTTCGGTGCGCCGGCTGCGCACGAGGACGATCCGGAGCGGGCGGTCCGCGCTGCCATCGACATGATCGAGCGGACGGCGCAGCTCAGCGAACGGGTGAAGGCGTTTGCCGGTTCACCCCTGCTGCTCCATGTCGGCGTCAACACCGGGCACGTGGTCGCGGGCGGACTGGGTGTAGGCGTTGCCAAATCTTACTCGGTGACCGGCGACACGGTGAATACCGCTCAGCGGTTGCAGTCGATGGCGCCGCCGGACCAGGTGCTGGTCGGGCCGTTGACCTACCGTCTGACCCGGCACGCATTCGCGTATGAATCGCTTGGCGAGATCTCGCTCAAAGGCAAGATGGGCAGCGTCCTGGTCCATCGTCTCAAGGGGCTGCTCGACATGCCGCGCGCGGCACGAGGCCTCGACACGCTGGGCCTCAGTGCGCCCCTGATCGGCCGCGACGCCGAACTTGCCCGCGTGATCGGCAGCCTCGATCGCGCGTGCGGCGGGGCGGCGCAACTGGTGCGGCTGGTCGGCGAAGCGGGCATCGGCAAAACGCGCCTGGTGAACGAATTCGTCGCCCGTGTCCGCGATGAAGACCGCTTCGAAGGCGTGGCGATCCGGCAGGCGGTCTGCTCGCCGCTCGGCGAACAATCCTACGGCACGCTCGCCGCAGTGCTGCGCAGCGCCTATGGCATCGCGCAGAAGGCCAGCGCCGCGGAGACTGAGGCCAGACTGACTGAAGCGCTGTCAGAGCTTGGCCTTGCGGCCGAGGAGGCGGAGCGGTTGATGCCGCTCTATGTCCACGTTCTCGGTCTCGGGGGCGCGGACGCCGTATTGCAGCATATCGAGCCCGAACAGCTCCGGCGGCAGATATTCTTTGCGATCCGGACCGTCTTCGAACGGCGCCTGGCCTTGTCGCCGCTCCTGATCATTGTCGAGGATCTGCACTGGGCGGATGCCGTATCTCTCGAAGCGCTGCGATTCCTGATGGACCGGCTGGAGCGCACGCGGCTGATGCTGCTGTTTACGCATCGGCCAATGCTGGAGCTGGATCAGTTCGGTTCGGGTCGGATCAGCCACACGACCATCCGATTGCCTCCACTCGGTGACGCCGACGGACAAAAGCTGCTCTCGGCTTTTTTCAGTCTCGGTTGGCGTGAGCCGCCCGGAAGTCTGTTCAGTCGCATCCTGGAGCGCGCGAGCGGCAATCCACTTTTCCTGGAGGAGATTATCCGCGGTCTCATCGAAGCTGGCGCCCTGGAGTGCGACGGCTCGCAATGGCGGATCAAGTCGGATGAAGCCGCCGCCGATATCCCGGCGAGCATTCAAGCTCTGTTGTTGGCGCGCCTGGATCGGCTGCCGCAGGAGGTGCGTCGGTTGGCGCAGGAGGCCGCGGTGATCGGCCCCCGCTTCGATGTGGCTCTGCTTGGCGCGGTAGCCACTGGGCAGGCGAAGGTCGAAGTGGGAGTAGAACGTCTGTGCGACGCCGAGATTGTCGAGGAAGTCGCGGGCGCTAATTCGATTTCGCTGCGATGCTACCGTTTCACGCAGACCATGCTTCAGGACGTGATCTATCAAAACCTGCTCTTGCAGCGGCGGATCGAGCTTCACGGACGCATTGGTGCCGCGCTGGAGCAGCTCTACGGCAACGAGCCCGAGCGGCTCGAAGACCTCATCCTGCTCGGACACCACTTCAGCCTCAGCGCGCGCAAGCCGAAAGGCGCGCGTTATCTGCGCGCGGCCGGCGATCGCGCGCGCACAACCTATGCCAATGACGATGCCATCCGCCTCTACCAACAGGCTCTCGCCGTGCTGTTGACCGGTGGCGAATGCGACCCGGAGCGGCTGGTTCTGTACGAGCGGATCGCGGATCTCTGTGGCGCGGCCGGCCGTCGCAACACGGCCGAGGAGCACTACCAGAGCGCGCTGGAAGGGTATCGCGTCGCTGCCGATCGCGTTGGCGAAGCGCGAATTCTTCGCAAGCTTGGCCGGTTGTTGTGGGACGCCGGCAAGCGGATCAAGGCCGAGACGCATTACGCCGAGGCGGCGGAACGGCTTGGAGGGACCGAAGCGCCCATCGAGCGCGCGCACCTGTCGCAGGAACGTGGCCGTCTCGCTTTTCGCATGGGCGATCATACGGCCGCCGCGAGATGGGCCGACCAGGCGCTTGGCTACGCCCGATCCGCGCCTGCGGCCGCGGACGAACAGACCGGACTCGAGGCGGCGCGCGCCATTGCCGAGGCCCTCAATACCAAGGCGGTTGCCCTGGCGCGCCTTGGACGACACCAGGATGCGGTGCGCGAAGTGGAGCAAAGTGTCGCGGCAGCCGAAGCCGCCGGCCTTCTCAACGTGGCATGCCGCGGCTATACCAATCTCGCGGTGCTCTACACCATTGTGGACCCGGCGCGGGCCATGGAAGTTTGTCGGCGCGGGCTGGATGTCGCGCATCGTATAGGCGACCTCGGGTTCCAGGCGCGCCTTCTTGCCAATTTTGCCGTCGCCTGTTGCACCTTCACGGATAAATGCACCGACGAAGGTGTGCCCGCTGCCGAAAAGGCGATCGAGATCGACCGGGCGCTCGATCAGCGCGAGCATCTCGCCGTACCCCTGATCGTACTCGGGCAAATCCATCAATGCC
- a CDS encoding long-chain fatty acid--CoA ligase: MMDYAGRVAQANTYPKMLRLNAKEHGNEIALREKDLGLWRLFTWNDYQTRVRDFALGLVELGLVRGDVIGIIGDNRPDWVAVEVATHAIGGLSLGLYRDVLDEEASYLLNYGEAQLVFAEDEEQVDKLLTLADRVPKLRHIIYSDPRGMRKYDDPRLMSAEQFAELGRARAAREPELYDKLVDATRGEDVAILCTTSGTTSHPKLAMLAAGRVLGHCATYLAFDPKGPDDEYVSVLPLPWIMEQVYVLGKGLLCRMKINFVEEPDTMMNDLREIAPTFVLFAPRVWESIAADVRAKVMDATPFKQRLFDIGMKSGLAALEQGKRSSFADAILFRALRDRLGFTRLRSAATGGAALGPDTFKFFQAMGVPLRTLYGQTELLGAYTLHPEGKVDPDTTGVPMADSVEIRIDNADVHGVGEIVVRHPNMFLGYYKNPEASVADIKDGWMLSGDAGYFNANRQLVVIDRIKDLAETSRGERFSPQFIENKLKFSPYIAEAVVLGAGRDALAAMICIRYSIISKWAEKNRLSFTTYSDLASRPEVYALLQKEVETVNATLPPAQRISRFLLLYKELDADDGELTRTRKVRRGVINEKYEGIIDAIYRGDADIPVDTVIRFQDGTTQRVRTTLRVVDLGGHGHMAEAAE, encoded by the coding sequence ATGATGGATTACGCAGGGCGCGTCGCGCAGGCCAACACCTATCCAAAAATGCTCCGGCTCAACGCGAAGGAGCATGGCAACGAGATCGCGCTGCGCGAGAAGGATCTCGGCCTCTGGCGCCTGTTCACCTGGAACGACTACCAGACGCGGGTGCGCGATTTCGCTCTCGGCCTAGTCGAGCTCGGTCTCGTCCGCGGTGACGTCATCGGCATCATCGGCGACAACCGGCCGGACTGGGTCGCGGTGGAAGTCGCGACGCACGCGATCGGCGGATTGAGCCTCGGTCTCTACCGCGATGTGCTGGATGAAGAGGCTTCCTATCTTCTCAACTATGGCGAAGCGCAGCTCGTCTTCGCCGAGGACGAGGAGCAGGTCGACAAGCTGCTTACGCTGGCCGACCGCGTGCCAAAACTCAGGCACATCATCTATTCCGACCCGCGCGGGATGCGGAAATACGACGACCCGCGCCTGATGTCGGCGGAACAATTCGCCGAGCTCGGCCGCGCGCGGGCCGCACGGGAGCCGGAGCTCTACGACAAGCTCGTCGATGCCACGAGGGGCGAGGACGTCGCGATCCTCTGCACCACATCGGGCACCACCTCGCATCCCAAGCTCGCGATGCTCGCCGCCGGGCGCGTGCTCGGCCATTGCGCGACCTATCTCGCCTTCGATCCGAAGGGCCCGGACGACGAATACGTCTCGGTGCTGCCGCTGCCCTGGATCATGGAGCAGGTCTACGTGCTCGGCAAAGGCCTGCTCTGCCGGATGAAGATCAACTTCGTCGAAGAGCCGGACACGATGATGAACGATCTGCGCGAGATCGCGCCGACCTTCGTGCTCTTTGCCCCACGGGTCTGGGAGTCGATCGCCGCCGACGTCCGCGCCAAGGTGATGGACGCGACGCCCTTCAAGCAGCGCCTGTTCGACATCGGCATGAAGTCGGGTCTTGCCGCGCTCGAACAGGGCAAGCGCTCGAGCTTTGCCGACGCGATCCTGTTCCGTGCGCTCCGTGACCGGCTCGGCTTCACCCGCCTGCGCTCGGCCGCGACCGGCGGCGCCGCGCTCGGCCCTGATACGTTCAAGTTTTTCCAGGCGATGGGCGTGCCGCTGCGCACGCTCTACGGCCAGACCGAGCTATTGGGCGCCTATACGCTACACCCCGAGGGCAAGGTCGATCCCGACACGACCGGGGTGCCGATGGCCGACAGCGTCGAGATCCGCATCGACAATGCCGACGTCCACGGCGTTGGCGAGATCGTGGTGCGGCATCCCAACATGTTCCTCGGCTATTACAAGAACCCCGAGGCGAGCGTCGCGGACATCAAGGATGGCTGGATGTTGTCGGGCGACGCCGGTTATTTCAACGCCAACCGCCAGCTCGTCGTCATCGACCGCATCAAGGATCTCGCCGAGACCTCGCGCGGCGAACGCTTCTCGCCGCAGTTCATCGAGAACAAGCTGAAGTTCTCGCCATACATCGCCGAAGCCGTGGTGCTGGGCGCCGGCCGCGACGCGCTCGCCGCGATGATCTGCATCCGCTACTCTATCATCTCGAAATGGGCGGAGAAGAACCGCCTCTCCTTCACCACCTACAGCGACCTCGCTTCGCGGCCCGAGGTCTATGCGCTGCTCCAGAAGGAGGTCGAGACCGTCAACGCCACGCTGCCGCCGGCCCAGCGCATCTCGCGCTTCCTCTTGCTCTACAAGGAGCTCGATGCCGACGACGGCGAGCTCACCCGCACCAGGAAGGTGCGCCGCGGCGTCATCAACGAGAAATACGAAGGCATCATCGACGCCATTTACCGCGGCGATGCCGACATCCCCGTCGACACCGTGATCCGCTTCCAGGACGGCACCACGCAGAGGGTGCGCACCACGTTGCGCGTCGTCGATCTCGGCGGACACGGGCATATGGCGGAGGCTGCGGAGTGA
- a CDS encoding MFS transporter — protein sequence MSTPTRPSALAPFRIRNYRFQWPSDLLTSWAFEVETLVLGWYIMVETGSVLLLTVLASLQFVGTLVAPVFGMIGDRIGHRDLLVVMRLAYTVLSSTIMALALTGHLSPLGVMIIVAIMGLIRPSDLGVRGALLADIMPAEHLVGAISVARTTQDSARIAGALTGASLFAVLGIGLVYVAIACLYLVAALLMLCLTRPKRIVATSDLPANGHAMSRLLDDLKEGIVYAWNGPGMRAALCVAFLANLTAFPFTGGLLPYIAREIFHTDQTGLGYLSASFAVGSLIGSITLSLVSGLRIARLLIGATLAWYAMLLVFVEIRTMPVAMACLVLAGIAQSMSMISAAVILMRTASAHLRGRVMGVRMMVIYGLPIGLLAAGSLIDIIGYSATGSLYAAAGFVAMLAIAIRWRADLWPVHAPANAR from the coding sequence TTGAGCACACCCACGAGACCTTCCGCGCTCGCGCCGTTCCGCATCCGCAACTATCGTTTCCAGTGGCCATCCGATCTGCTCACCTCCTGGGCGTTCGAGGTCGAGACGCTGGTGCTTGGCTGGTACATCATGGTCGAGACCGGCTCGGTATTGCTGCTGACCGTGCTTGCCTCGCTCCAGTTCGTCGGGACCCTGGTCGCGCCGGTATTCGGCATGATCGGCGACCGCATCGGTCATCGCGATCTCCTGGTCGTGATGCGTCTTGCCTACACCGTGCTCTCGTCGACCATCATGGCTCTGGCGCTGACCGGTCATTTGTCGCCGCTGGGCGTCATGATCATCGTCGCGATCATGGGCCTGATCCGGCCCTCAGATCTCGGCGTGCGCGGCGCGCTGCTCGCTGACATCATGCCGGCCGAGCACCTCGTGGGCGCCATCAGCGTGGCACGTACGACCCAGGACAGCGCGCGCATCGCCGGAGCCTTGACGGGCGCAAGCCTGTTCGCCGTGCTCGGCATCGGCCTCGTCTATGTCGCGATCGCCTGCCTCTATCTCGTGGCCGCGCTTCTCATGCTCTGCCTGACCCGGCCCAAAAGGATTGTCGCCACGAGCGATCTTCCGGCAAACGGCCACGCGATGTCGCGATTGCTGGACGATCTGAAGGAAGGGATCGTCTACGCCTGGAATGGCCCGGGAATGCGCGCGGCGCTCTGCGTTGCCTTCCTGGCCAATCTCACGGCGTTTCCCTTCACCGGTGGACTGTTGCCCTACATCGCGCGGGAGATCTTTCACACCGACCAGACCGGCCTCGGCTACCTCTCGGCGAGCTTCGCCGTCGGCTCGCTGATCGGCTCGATCACGCTCAGCCTCGTCAGCGGACTGCGCATCGCCCGGCTGCTGATCGGCGCGACGCTGGCCTGGTACGCCATGCTGCTGGTGTTCGTCGAGATCAGGACCATGCCGGTGGCGATGGCCTGCCTCGTGCTCGCGGGCATCGCCCAGAGCATGTCGATGATCTCGGCAGCCGTGATCCTGATGCGCACCGCGAGCGCGCATCTGCGCGGCCGCGTGATGGGCGTGCGCATGATGGTGATCTACGGCCTGCCGATCGGCTTGCTCGCGGCCGGCAGCCTGATCGACATCATCGGCTATTCCGCGACGGGCTCGCTCTACGCCGCAGCCGGCTTCGTCGCGATGCTGGCGATCGCGATCCGCTGGCGCGCCGACCTCTGGCCGGTGCACGCACCGGCGAACGCGCGCTAG
- a CDS encoding branched-chain amino acid ABC transporter permease, protein MNTAFLIQLLVNGLVVGTLYGVVAMSFVLIYKATQVVNFAQGELLLVGAWVCWALLAKYQVPFWIGMPITLVFMFVFGIAIQVLILRPMIGEPIISVIMVTIGLSTVLQATLKWMFGVNPQPFPRVFESQSVSLFGLQIQTVYVMSLVVSVAMMIGMAWFFRASKYGLAMRATAFNQQVAQSLGISVKSVFAMAWAISATVSAVAGVVVAVVNGVSSGLAAYGIKVFPAAILGGLDSVGGAVLGGIIIGLLENVAQYVDSQYLHWGNLYEIAPFYVLIIVLMIKPYGLFGTHDIERI, encoded by the coding sequence ATGAACACCGCCTTCCTCATCCAGCTCCTGGTCAACGGCCTCGTGGTCGGCACGCTCTATGGCGTAGTCGCGATGTCGTTCGTGCTGATCTACAAGGCGACGCAGGTCGTCAACTTCGCGCAAGGTGAATTGCTGCTGGTCGGCGCCTGGGTCTGCTGGGCGCTGCTCGCCAAATACCAGGTGCCGTTCTGGATCGGCATGCCGATCACGCTGGTGTTCATGTTCGTGTTCGGTATCGCGATCCAGGTGTTGATCCTGCGGCCGATGATCGGCGAGCCGATCATCTCCGTGATCATGGTGACGATCGGTCTCTCCACCGTGCTCCAGGCGACGCTGAAATGGATGTTCGGCGTCAACCCGCAACCGTTCCCGCGTGTGTTCGAGAGCCAGTCGGTCAGCCTGTTCGGCCTCCAGATCCAGACCGTCTATGTCATGAGCCTCGTGGTCTCGGTCGCCATGATGATCGGCATGGCCTGGTTCTTCCGTGCCTCGAAATACGGCCTTGCGATGCGCGCCACCGCGTTCAACCAGCAGGTCGCGCAGTCGCTCGGCATTTCCGTCAAGAGCGTGTTCGCGATGGCCTGGGCGATCTCGGCGACGGTCTCGGCCGTCGCCGGCGTCGTCGTCGCCGTCGTCAACGGCGTGTCCTCGGGCCTCGCCGCCTACGGCATCAAGGTATTCCCGGCGGCGATCCTCGGCGGGCTCGATTCAGTCGGCGGCGCCGTACTCGGCGGCATCATCATCGGGCTGCTCGAGAACGTCGCCCAATATGTCGACAGCCAATATCTGCACTGGGGCAATCTCTACGAGATCGCGCCGTTCTACGTCCTCATCATCGTGCTGATGATCAAGCCCTACGGGCTGTTCGGCACCCACGACATCGAGCGGATCTGA